The following proteins are encoded in a genomic region of Lujinxingia vulgaris:
- a CDS encoding SDR family oxidoreductase — protein sequence MTTSLQINAAIVTGANGFIGRWLLLELTAHGVEVCALIRNPRVRLAELRAWVNARGGDGEKLHASAFDLSHPDLGLDDEGRAWLARADAVYHLAARFDFGMPLEATRRDNVEASVRLVKMLASSKRLRRLVHLSGYRTEGQEARDLDVHDAAALASFYRVHGPYEGSKIEAHYRVAEAAAAFDVPLTRISPASVIGDSRSGETTQLIGLAETVQRLHARKLPALPGNRASWLPVISVDTLAALLARVPGDSESLGGHVVVLDEHTPSLRDLMGLAAQHLDVPAPRFSVPVGILRWLPMALTGVHPEALTFVSSDRYDARPVAELAARVGVELPEIETSLKRWIDFLVAHNFRPGASVVKAEAA from the coding sequence ATGACGACCAGTCTACAGATCAATGCGGCCATCGTTACCGGCGCTAACGGATTCATCGGGCGCTGGTTGCTGCTTGAACTCACAGCACACGGGGTCGAGGTGTGCGCCTTGATTCGCAACCCCCGGGTGCGACTTGCAGAGCTGCGCGCCTGGGTGAACGCGCGGGGAGGGGATGGCGAGAAGTTGCACGCGTCTGCGTTCGACTTGAGCCACCCCGATCTTGGTCTTGATGATGAAGGCCGCGCCTGGCTTGCGCGCGCAGACGCCGTCTACCACCTCGCCGCACGCTTCGACTTCGGAATGCCGCTCGAAGCCACTCGCCGCGACAACGTCGAGGCGTCGGTGCGCCTGGTGAAGATGCTCGCCAGCAGCAAGCGGCTGCGCCGGCTGGTGCACCTGAGTGGCTACCGGACCGAAGGGCAGGAGGCACGCGATCTGGACGTGCATGACGCCGCGGCGCTCGCCAGCTTTTACCGCGTGCACGGCCCTTACGAGGGGTCGAAAATCGAGGCGCATTACCGCGTGGCGGAGGCTGCGGCGGCTTTTGATGTGCCGCTGACCCGCATCAGCCCTGCCTCAGTGATTGGTGACAGTCGCAGCGGTGAGACCACGCAGCTAATCGGTCTGGCGGAGACCGTGCAGCGCTTGCACGCGCGCAAACTTCCGGCGCTTCCGGGCAATCGCGCGAGTTGGTTGCCGGTCATCTCCGTCGACACGCTGGCTGCATTGCTCGCCAGGGTGCCTGGAGATTCCGAGTCCCTCGGCGGGCATGTTGTGGTGTTGGACGAGCACACGCCGAGCTTACGAGACCTCATGGGTCTGGCCGCGCAACATCTGGACGTGCCTGCACCGCGTTTTTCGGTGCCGGTGGGGATCTTGCGATGGTTGCCGATGGCGCTGACCGGCGTGCATCCGGAGGCGCTGACCTTTGTGAGCAGCGATCGTTATGACGCGCGGCCGGTTGCCGAACTCGCGGCGCGCGTGGGCGTGGAGCTGCCGGAGATTGAGACGAGTCTGAAGCGGTGGATCGACTTCCTTGTAGCGCACAACTTTAGGCCGGGAGCGAGCGTCGTGAAGGCAGAAGCAGCGTAA
- the arsB gene encoding ACR3 family arsenite efflux transporter: MGIFERFLSIWVALAIAAGVGLGLLFPGGFELISQLEIFRVNLVVALLIWLMIYPMMLKVEPSCLKDVGKKPKGLALTLTVNWLIKPFTMAALGVLFFKVVFAGMVPADDASQIIAGMILLGVAPCTAMVFVWSHLTDGDANYTLVQVSVNDIIMVFAFAPIAGLLLGVTDITVPWGTLLISVLLFIVVPLAAGIVTQRALTRERVEGLAHRLKPTSILGLLLTVVLLFGFQAETIIARPLLVVLIAVPLLIQSYGIFAIAYGMARVLKLPFNVAAPAAMIGTSNFFELAVAVAISVFGLSSAAALATVVGVLIEVPVMLSLVAFANRTKQWFPTTASA, translated from the coding sequence ATGGGAATCTTTGAGCGTTTTTTGTCCATCTGGGTCGCGTTGGCCATCGCTGCCGGTGTGGGGCTTGGCTTGCTCTTTCCGGGAGGGTTCGAGCTGATCTCTCAATTGGAGATCTTTCGGGTGAATCTGGTCGTAGCGCTGCTCATCTGGCTGATGATCTACCCGATGATGCTTAAGGTGGAGCCCTCGTGTTTGAAGGATGTGGGCAAGAAGCCAAAGGGGTTGGCGCTAACGCTGACGGTCAACTGGCTGATCAAACCCTTTACGATGGCCGCGCTGGGCGTGCTCTTCTTCAAGGTCGTGTTCGCGGGCATGGTGCCGGCCGATGATGCCTCGCAGATCATTGCGGGCATGATTTTGCTGGGGGTTGCGCCGTGTACGGCGATGGTTTTTGTGTGGAGTCATCTCACCGATGGGGATGCCAATTACACGCTGGTGCAGGTCTCTGTGAACGACATCATCATGGTGTTTGCGTTTGCGCCGATCGCCGGGCTTTTGCTGGGCGTCACCGACATCACAGTGCCCTGGGGCACGCTCTTGATCTCGGTACTTCTCTTCATTGTGGTGCCGCTGGCGGCGGGCATTGTGACGCAGCGCGCGCTCACACGGGAGCGGGTCGAGGGGCTGGCACACCGGCTCAAACCCACTTCCATTCTGGGGTTGCTCCTGACCGTCGTGCTGCTCTTCGGCTTCCAGGCCGAGACGATCATCGCACGTCCGCTGCTGGTGGTGCTCATCGCTGTGCCGCTCCTGATTCAGAGCTACGGGATCTTCGCCATCGCTTACGGGATGGCGCGGGTGCTCAAACTTCCTTTCAACGTCGCCGCACCGGCCGCAATGATCGGCACCTCCAACTTCTTCGAGCTCGCCGTCGCCGTGGCGATCAGTGTTTTCGGACTCTCGTCGGCGGCCGCCCTGGCCACGGTGGTGGGGGTTCTGATTGAGGTGCCGGTGATGCTCTCGCTCGTCGCTTTTGCCAACCGTACCAAGCAGTGGTTCCCGACCACCGCTTCAGCCTGA
- a CDS encoding DUF6122 family protein, which produces MQDMMLEYLHLAQSLVHYSLHFLAPGLLAWLFFREQWKKAWLIMLATMLVDLDHLLAWPDVFVPDRCGIGFHPLHSYPAIGVYAVGCFIRPLRIVAVGLLFHMFTDFQDCVWMTCSSGV; this is translated from the coding sequence ATGCAGGACATGATGCTCGAATACCTCCACCTCGCGCAGTCCCTTGTGCATTACAGCTTGCACTTTCTTGCACCGGGCCTCCTCGCCTGGCTCTTCTTCCGGGAGCAGTGGAAGAAGGCCTGGCTGATCATGCTCGCCACGATGCTGGTCGATCTCGACCATCTTTTGGCGTGGCCCGATGTGTTTGTGCCGGACCGCTGCGGCATCGGGTTTCATCCGCTGCACTCCTATCCAGCGATAGGTGTGTACGCGGTGGGGTGTTTCATTCGCCCGCTGCGCATCGTCGCGGTCGGGCTTCTCTTTCACATGTTCACGGACTTTCAGGATTGCGTGTGGATGACGTGCTCGAGTGGGGTGTGA
- a CDS encoding arsenate reductase ArsC, with protein MSGLYFESVLFLCVANSARSQMAEGLARQIFGDKVRVQSAGSEPSRVNPLAIKAMAELDVALETHSSKSVDTIDPESVDLVITLCAEEVCPVFLSEAQRMHWPLQDPDRKNEDLSDEERLQYFRIAREQIRERLEALAAMREVGDL; from the coding sequence ATGAGTGGACTTTACTTCGAGAGCGTTCTCTTTCTCTGCGTCGCCAACTCGGCGCGCTCCCAGATGGCCGAGGGCCTGGCGCGCCAGATCTTTGGCGACAAGGTGCGGGTGCAGTCGGCGGGCTCAGAGCCCTCGAGGGTCAATCCTCTTGCGATAAAGGCGATGGCTGAGCTCGATGTCGCTCTGGAAACTCACAGCTCCAAGTCGGTGGACACCATCGACCCGGAGAGCGTGGATCTTGTGATCACGCTCTGCGCCGAGGAGGTCTGCCCGGTGTTTTTGAGCGAGGCGCAGCGGATGCACTGGCCGCTTCAGGACCCGGACCGCAAGAACGAAGATCTGAGCGATGAGGAGCGGTTGCAGTATTTTCGCATCGCACGAGAGCAGATTCGGGAGCGTCTTGAAGCGTTGGCGGCGATGCGGGAGGTGGGAGATCTCTGA
- a CDS encoding type 1 glutamine amidotransferase domain-containing protein → MSRRLNDKTIAVLATTGFEQVELTEPVDALRNEGATVHIVSPEEGQIKAWDQDQWGKHIKVDVAVSDANADDYHALLIPGGVMNPDFLRQNDDAVSFVRDFFEQHKPVASICHGPWMLVEADVVRGRKLTSYPSIKTDLKNAGANWVDEEVVVDEGLVTSRNPGDLKAFIAKTIEEFGEGKHEGQTASESGGRSASPGSI, encoded by the coding sequence ATGAGCAGGAGACTCAACGACAAAACCATCGCCGTACTCGCCACCACTGGATTCGAGCAGGTGGAGCTCACAGAGCCCGTCGACGCCCTGCGCAACGAGGGCGCCACCGTGCATATCGTCAGCCCGGAAGAGGGGCAGATCAAAGCCTGGGATCAGGATCAATGGGGTAAGCACATAAAGGTCGACGTCGCCGTCTCCGACGCCAACGCGGACGACTACCACGCCCTGCTCATCCCCGGTGGCGTGATGAATCCCGACTTCTTACGCCAGAACGACGACGCCGTGAGCTTCGTACGCGACTTCTTTGAGCAGCACAAACCGGTGGCCTCTATCTGCCACGGCCCCTGGATGCTGGTGGAGGCCGACGTGGTGCGCGGCCGCAAGCTCACCTCCTACCCCTCGATCAAAACCGACCTGAAAAACGCCGGTGCCAACTGGGTCGACGAAGAAGTCGTCGTCGATGAGGGACTTGTGACAAGCCGCAACCCCGGCGACCTCAAAGCCTTCATCGCGAAAACGATCGAAGAGTTCGGCGAGGGCAAGCATGAGGGTCAGACCGCCTCGGAGTCGGGGGGACGCTCGGCTTCGCCCGGGTCGATATAA
- a CDS encoding TetR/AcrR family transcriptional regulator yields MSKGDETREKMIETATRLFQSQGYAATGLKQILTESGTPRGSLYFHFPEGKEELAAEVVARHGEVFGQALEEVMNASPDAAQAAQQIVDLLARQCEATGCQTGCPVGAIAFEMANTSERLQRATREVFERWSAIFARCLSNEGMSSAEARQRAHAVICAIEGALILSRAYGDIGIFYDVRERLPALLSD; encoded by the coding sequence ATGAGCAAAGGCGACGAAACGCGCGAGAAAATGATCGAGACGGCAACTCGCCTCTTTCAGTCCCAGGGGTATGCGGCGACGGGCCTCAAGCAGATCCTCACGGAGAGCGGCACGCCCCGCGGTTCGCTCTATTTTCATTTTCCCGAGGGCAAAGAAGAGCTCGCTGCGGAAGTCGTGGCGCGGCATGGCGAGGTCTTCGGGCAGGCTCTGGAAGAGGTGATGAACGCGTCGCCAGATGCCGCCCAGGCCGCTCAGCAGATCGTCGATCTTCTGGCCAGGCAGTGCGAGGCCACCGGCTGTCAGACGGGCTGCCCGGTGGGGGCGATTGCGTTTGAGATGGCCAACACCTCGGAGCGTCTTCAACGCGCCACGCGCGAGGTTTTTGAGCGCTGGAGCGCTATTTTCGCCAGGTGCTTGAGCAATGAGGGCATGTCTTCTGCGGAGGCTCGCCAGCGGGCGCACGCCGTGATCTGCGCGATTGAGGGGGCGCTGATACTCAGCCGGGCCTACGGTGATATCGGCATTTTCTATGACGTGCGTGAGCGACTTCCGGCGCTGCTTTCCGACTAA
- a CDS encoding helix-turn-helix transcriptional regulator: MTTEALSDSRRVILGVLRRQRVCTIDALVEATELSKTAVRAHLVRLERDGAVERADVGHEGPGRPPAAFSLTEQGAELFPSSDAAMLSGLVRYLDGQGAGELVDGYFADVWAERAVDVLKELGASDFRASTLAERLRALEAVLTRTDFMPRIERGEDQDGEKVVRVCECNCPLPAAARASRAPCRLEVQFLSEVIGARPSSVRICTERREPCVFEFRVAGSAAE; this comes from the coding sequence ATGACCACCGAGGCGTTGAGCGATTCGCGGCGAGTGATTCTGGGGGTGTTGCGTCGCCAGAGGGTGTGCACGATTGACGCGCTTGTGGAGGCGACGGAGCTCTCGAAGACGGCGGTGCGGGCGCATCTGGTGCGTCTGGAGCGGGACGGGGCCGTGGAGCGAGCGGACGTGGGGCATGAGGGGCCGGGGCGGCCGCCGGCGGCATTTTCGCTCACCGAGCAGGGCGCCGAGCTCTTTCCGAGCAGTGATGCGGCGATGCTCTCCGGGTTGGTGCGCTATCTGGACGGGCAGGGGGCAGGGGAGCTTGTGGATGGGTATTTTGCCGATGTGTGGGCGGAGCGTGCAGTCGATGTGTTGAAGGAGCTCGGCGCTTCGGATTTTCGCGCGTCAACGCTGGCCGAGAGGTTGCGGGCGCTGGAGGCGGTGCTCACGCGCACCGACTTTATGCCGCGCATTGAGCGCGGCGAAGATCAGGATGGCGAAAAGGTGGTGCGGGTCTGTGAGTGCAACTGCCCCTTGCCGGCCGCCGCGCGGGCCAGCCGCGCGCCGTGCCGGCTGGAGGTGCAGTTTCTCTCAGAAGTCATCGGCGCGAGGCCCTCCTCGGTGAGGATTTGCACCGAGCGTCGGGAGCCCTGTGTGTTTGAGTTTCGGGTCGCCGGAAGCGCTGCCGAGTGA
- a CDS encoding ArsR/SmtB family transcription factor gives MTRYASECCPPSETSSEPLRDEDAANAQLARLAKALGHPARVAIIRLLLRRDACICGEIVEELPLAQSTVSQHLKQLKEAGLIRGEVDGPRVCYCVDEGAIALLRALIEGLG, from the coding sequence ATGACACGATACGCCTCAGAATGCTGCCCACCCTCCGAAACCTCCAGCGAGCCTCTGCGCGATGAAGATGCCGCAAACGCCCAGCTCGCTCGCCTGGCCAAAGCGCTGGGGCACCCGGCTCGGGTGGCGATCATTCGACTGCTCTTACGGCGCGACGCGTGCATTTGCGGCGAGATTGTCGAGGAGCTTCCGCTGGCCCAGTCGACGGTGTCGCAGCATCTGAAGCAGCTTAAAGAAGCCGGGCTTATCCGCGGCGAAGTGGACGGGCCGCGAGTCTGTTATTGCGTCGATGAAGGAGCGATTGCGTTGCTCCGGGCATTGATTGAGGGGTTGGGCTGA
- a CDS encoding group III truncated hemoglobin, producing MLRPVTPKVEERRERFSIADINLMVQTFYAQVRDDEELGPIFERRIDSWPEHLERMVFFWRAVLRSEPTFTMSERGAPPVLHWGMEEVERHHYQRWLSLFSEVVEGIFEPDDAEQVFEAASRIAEAFSRYLPADSTEGER from the coding sequence ATGCTACGACCCGTTACCCCGAAAGTTGAAGAGCGCCGCGAGCGCTTTTCCATCGCCGATATCAACCTGATGGTGCAGACCTTCTACGCGCAGGTGCGCGACGATGAGGAGTTGGGGCCGATCTTTGAGCGGCGCATCGACAGTTGGCCCGAGCACCTGGAGCGGATGGTGTTTTTCTGGCGCGCGGTGCTGCGCTCCGAGCCCACATTTACGATGTCGGAGCGCGGGGCGCCGCCGGTGTTGCATTGGGGGATGGAGGAGGTTGAGCGCCATCATTACCAGCGCTGGCTCTCACTCTTCTCGGAGGTGGTCGAGGGCATCTTTGAGCCTGACGATGCCGAACAGGTGTTCGAAGCGGCCAGCCGCATCGCCGAGGCATTCTCGCGTTATCTGCCCGCAGATTCGACCGAAGGTGAGCGATGA
- a CDS encoding DEAD/DEAH box helicase, whose product MRPFQHPIRPEDVGALIDLRVEGVPETGSMATLQLEGVAALYNILCERSFAYLADEVGMGKTYQALSLAALVWNENPRARVLFLSPRENVQTKWLGDYWRFFASNFRRSQGVGDDRVTSVLFEDPLHRPQRYENLRDWAASIGRPWREAAFLRHSSFTRPIYVTRADRRDIESLWRRTESSLRRCGLMSDAERPEEFGRDNASEQLNLAFAKALNRKFAREAGSKPYFDLVIVDEAQCLRHPDNQTNRVLFETLRGQVGKWLFMSATPAHSGPENIPRILNHYPDAGTVLDPALVQDLRAMQRELQTFMVRRQRKYWSTPANAMVEKKDYRHHDREGWGVQDADMSALETLAVGLVQKGLVEVLEGQNNRYRIGFLSSFESLQSSLGRTLRNEDEDGDDEVEQAGDWHRDRAEGSREANAPDSDFVGELARDFERHFGMALPHPKIDAVVRQVSTPAFGDDEVEGGEKFLIFTRRVSTVAALRERLMARYLSSVEARVRRCWDDDFDWSGASAEVEQVDAGEDFEALEVEPGDDPLREAMSEKGWLYRYRQTFRASGRNALFFEDGWLERLCQAGGVDPLDAAAALSDAIWAESWTHASRTSGVKSQQHRAARLRYLAVQSVRREPRVFGLDEARAAPWRAAYEAALHEHIERAQPADEPHRAPELFASSTLWTAWDRRFPTGPLALPGASAAEVDGQGGAAELCKRQVARTLLGQTFRLTDTLLDLYFADEAARREGGDVAEGFVDWLVCDDPATRRLRRECGQWLAHLRLIVDGSLDGAGRSWRELAARETWPNLYNPVAVMGVTGGAKGHLSATRQFRTPSMPRVIVCTDTLKEGVDLHLFCDRVLHYGVAWTSGDLEQRVGRVDRYFSQIERRLMEGASPEVRLEVGYPHVVSSLEQGQVERVIARQRLAERLMDSPIAGSAQEAREVVVGAAYAPEIHPHLEPYRPREFPEKGRDLEVVSAHDAAPVVRHYHAWYGVFLQALTRQGWQVLPGDARPRRRIKIIGHGQHFGVEWAFDAELRRYVLTVCVEVVPGEHVQEGAMRRRKVGRRWRVERFVRMLVPSPSEGVDSTVVDALLAHLSGTSPLWCEQDAQRWDLSAAEGRLPDERWSNFECRASNARFCLRTVIGAGKGWDAQGNGGEDVLSERFQARVLNLNRKLTLGSFDVDAQGRLRFGVDVLHGALSDDVRRGLVSEVVERARRWRFS is encoded by the coding sequence ATGAGGCCTTTTCAACATCCCATTCGGCCAGAAGATGTAGGTGCGCTCATCGATTTGCGGGTGGAGGGTGTGCCCGAGACCGGCTCCATGGCGACATTGCAGCTCGAAGGGGTTGCCGCACTCTACAACATCCTCTGCGAACGCTCCTTCGCTTACCTGGCCGACGAGGTCGGGATGGGCAAGACCTACCAGGCGCTCTCGCTCGCTGCGCTGGTCTGGAACGAGAATCCCCGCGCGCGAGTGCTCTTTTTGAGTCCCCGCGAAAATGTGCAGACGAAGTGGTTGGGTGATTATTGGCGCTTCTTTGCCTCAAATTTTCGCAGATCTCAGGGTGTGGGCGATGACCGCGTGACATCGGTGCTCTTTGAAGATCCACTGCACCGGCCCCAGCGCTATGAGAATCTGCGCGACTGGGCCGCATCCATAGGACGGCCCTGGCGCGAGGCGGCGTTTTTGAGGCATTCGAGCTTCACTCGCCCGATCTATGTAACCCGGGCGGATCGGCGAGATATTGAATCGCTCTGGAGGCGCACAGAGAGCAGCCTTCGGAGGTGCGGGCTGATGTCGGATGCGGAGCGGCCTGAGGAGTTCGGTAGAGACAACGCTTCCGAGCAGTTGAACCTTGCGTTTGCAAAGGCGCTCAACCGGAAGTTCGCGCGCGAGGCCGGGTCAAAGCCATATTTTGATCTGGTGATTGTGGATGAGGCGCAGTGCCTGCGACATCCGGACAATCAGACCAACCGCGTGCTCTTTGAAACCCTGCGCGGGCAGGTAGGTAAGTGGCTATTTATGAGCGCCACACCAGCGCACAGCGGGCCGGAAAATATCCCGAGAATTCTCAATCATTATCCCGATGCGGGCACCGTTCTGGACCCCGCGCTGGTGCAGGATCTTCGGGCGATGCAGCGGGAACTTCAGACCTTTATGGTGCGGCGTCAGCGCAAGTATTGGTCCACGCCAGCCAACGCGATGGTGGAGAAAAAGGACTATCGCCACCACGACCGGGAAGGGTGGGGCGTGCAGGACGCCGACATGAGCGCGCTGGAAACCCTGGCGGTGGGCCTTGTGCAGAAGGGGCTGGTCGAGGTTTTAGAGGGGCAGAACAACCGCTACCGTATCGGGTTTTTATCGTCCTTTGAGAGTCTTCAGAGCTCGCTTGGTCGCACGCTCCGAAACGAGGACGAAGACGGTGATGACGAGGTTGAGCAGGCCGGCGACTGGCATCGCGACAGGGCCGAGGGGAGTCGGGAGGCCAACGCTCCCGATAGCGACTTTGTGGGGGAGCTCGCCCGCGACTTTGAGCGGCATTTCGGTATGGCGCTGCCGCATCCGAAGATCGACGCGGTGGTGCGTCAGGTTTCGACTCCGGCGTTTGGCGATGATGAAGTTGAGGGTGGCGAGAAGTTTTTGATCTTCACCCGGCGGGTAAGCACGGTGGCCGCGCTCCGTGAGCGTTTGATGGCGCGCTATTTGAGTTCTGTCGAGGCGCGTGTGCGGCGCTGCTGGGACGATGATTTTGATTGGAGCGGGGCCAGCGCTGAGGTGGAGCAGGTCGATGCTGGCGAGGATTTTGAAGCGCTGGAGGTTGAGCCTGGCGACGATCCTCTACGCGAGGCGATGTCGGAGAAGGGCTGGCTCTACCGATACCGGCAGACCTTTCGTGCCAGCGGGCGAAACGCGTTGTTTTTTGAAGATGGGTGGTTGGAGCGCCTGTGTCAGGCCGGGGGCGTGGACCCGCTGGATGCGGCAGCCGCGCTTTCCGACGCGATCTGGGCGGAGAGTTGGACGCATGCCTCGCGCACGTCGGGGGTAAAGAGTCAGCAGCATCGCGCCGCCAGGTTGCGTTATCTGGCGGTGCAGAGTGTGCGTCGCGAGCCCCGGGTTTTTGGTCTGGATGAAGCGCGCGCCGCCCCCTGGCGAGCGGCGTATGAGGCGGCGCTTCATGAGCATATTGAGCGGGCGCAGCCTGCCGACGAGCCTCATCGCGCGCCGGAGCTTTTTGCTTCCTCAACACTATGGACGGCCTGGGACCGGCGATTTCCAACCGGGCCGCTGGCGTTGCCCGGCGCAAGTGCCGCAGAGGTTGATGGCCAGGGAGGGGCGGCTGAACTCTGCAAAAGGCAGGTCGCGCGCACCTTGCTCGGGCAGACCTTTCGGCTCACCGATACCTTGCTCGACCTCTACTTTGCGGATGAGGCGGCGAGGAGGGAGGGGGGCGATGTTGCCGAGGGATTTGTAGATTGGCTGGTCTGTGATGATCCGGCGACGCGACGCTTACGCCGGGAGTGCGGGCAGTGGCTTGCGCATCTGCGCCTCATTGTCGATGGGAGCCTCGATGGGGCGGGGCGCTCCTGGCGCGAGCTTGCGGCGCGGGAGACCTGGCCAAACCTGTATAATCCGGTGGCGGTGATGGGCGTCACCGGCGGCGCGAAGGGGCATCTGAGTGCGACACGTCAGTTTCGCACGCCCTCGATGCCGCGGGTCATCGTGTGCACCGACACGTTGAAAGAGGGTGTGGATCTGCATCTTTTCTGCGACCGCGTGCTGCATTACGGCGTGGCCTGGACCTCCGGCGACCTGGAGCAACGCGTGGGGCGCGTGGACCGGTATTTTTCGCAGATCGAGCGGAGGTTGATGGAGGGAGCATCTCCCGAGGTGCGGCTTGAAGTGGGGTATCCGCACGTCGTTTCCTCGTTGGAGCAGGGGCAGGTTGAGCGTGTCATCGCGCGCCAGCGACTCGCCGAGCGGCTGATGGATTCTCCGATCGCCGGCAGCGCGCAGGAGGCGCGCGAGGTTGTTGTGGGCGCAGCTTACGCGCCCGAAATCCACCCGCACCTGGAGCCCTATCGCCCCCGGGAGTTTCCCGAGAAAGGGCGCGATCTCGAGGTGGTGTCGGCGCACGATGCCGCGCCTGTCGTGAGGCATTATCACGCGTGGTACGGGGTGTTTCTCCAGGCGCTGACCCGACAAGGCTGGCAGGTCTTACCGGGGGATGCGCGCCCTCGTCGTCGCATAAAGATCATCGGTCATGGGCAGCACTTCGGGGTCGAGTGGGCGTTTGACGCGGAGCTTCGGCGCTACGTTCTTACGGTGTGCGTGGAGGTGGTGCCTGGCGAGCACGTACAAGAGGGCGCGATGCGCCGGCGTAAGGTGGGGCGAAGGTGGCGTGTTGAGCGTTTTGTACGGATGCTCGTGCCCTCGCCATCGGAGGGTGTCGACAGCACGGTGGTGGATGCGCTTCTGGCGCACCTCAGCGGCACATCGCCTTTGTGGTGTGAGCAGGATGCGCAGCGCTGGGACTTGTCCGCGGCCGAGGGGAGGTTGCCTGACGAACGCTGGAGCAACTTTGAATGCCGTGCGAGCAACGCGCGATTTTGCCTGCGGACTGTTATCGGTGCAGGCAAGGGATGGGATGCGCAGGGGAATGGTGGTGAAGATGTTTTGAGCGAGCGGTTCCAGGCGCGGGTGCTGAATCTCAATCGGAAGCTGACTCTGGGGTCTTTTGATGTGGATGCTCAGGGCCGACTGCGCTTTGGCGTGGATGTGCTGCACGGTGCGTTGAGTGACGACGTTCGCCGAGGGTTGGTGAGTGAGGTCGTCGAGCGCGCGCGAAGGTGGAGGTTTTCGTAG
- a CDS encoding UDP-glucose/GDP-mannose dehydrogenase family protein, protein MIDTTHIDIETIKVGICGYGFVGRAVHEVIAADILTLINDPAIHESTTLAELATNANLIFVCVPTPKGDDGHADLRIVHAVLSELSDVWDVWNESRAPGVIVKSTVPPGSLDELQRIYPKVPLLANPEFLRERCVIDDLRCTERVIVGTTEVSANHPCLAVALALFRRALPDARVVVTTARTAELTKYASNALLASRVAFANELYELAERIDVDYDEVQAILALDQRIGSSHLQVPGPDGLRGFGGSCFPKDTRALLALARDVGANLSILEAVVASNERIRGAGYPDDAPSTKPREVLVES, encoded by the coding sequence TTGATCGATACGACTCATATTGATATCGAAACCATAAAGGTCGGCATCTGTGGCTATGGCTTTGTTGGCCGTGCAGTCCACGAGGTTATTGCTGCCGATATTTTGACGCTAATCAACGACCCGGCAATTCATGAATCAACGACGCTCGCTGAGCTCGCCACCAACGCCAATTTGATCTTCGTCTGCGTTCCAACTCCTAAAGGCGACGACGGTCACGCCGACCTTCGCATCGTCCACGCAGTGCTCTCCGAGCTTTCCGATGTATGGGATGTATGGAACGAATCGCGCGCGCCCGGCGTGATCGTTAAAAGCACCGTCCCTCCCGGATCCCTCGATGAACTTCAACGCATCTACCCAAAGGTTCCGTTACTAGCGAACCCAGAGTTTCTACGCGAGCGATGCGTCATCGACGACTTGCGATGTACGGAACGCGTCATTGTGGGCACCACAGAGGTCAGCGCCAACCATCCGTGTCTTGCCGTGGCTCTCGCTTTATTTCGTCGAGCGTTGCCCGACGCGCGCGTAGTGGTCACTACCGCCCGCACCGCCGAGCTGACGAAGTACGCGTCGAACGCTCTGCTGGCGAGTCGCGTAGCCTTTGCCAACGAACTCTACGAATTGGCCGAGCGCATCGACGTGGATTACGACGAGGTCCAAGCCATCCTGGCGTTGGATCAACGTATTGGTTCGTCACACTTGCAAGTGCCCGGCCCGGATGGGCTTCGAGGGTTTGGCGGGAGCTGCTTCCCGAAGGACACGCGCGCGTTGCTCGCACTGGCTCGTGATGTCGGCGCGAATCTCTCTATACTGGAGGCGGTGGTGGCATCGAATGAGCGTATCCGGGGCGCGGGTTACCCCGACGACGCGCCATCGACTAAACCTCGGGAGGTTCTCGTAGAATCTTAA